Genomic DNA from bacterium:
TGATGTTGTTCCTATTCCTGGAGTTAGTTCTTTGCTTGCAGCTTTGGTGGGCAGCGGAATGGATTTTGAAAAATTCTATTACTATGGATGGCTTTCACCAAAGAAAGATATCCGCAGAAAACAATTGCTTGATCTGAAAAAGAGAAAAGAAACAATAGTTTTAATGGATACTCCTTACCGCTTAAAAACTTTGATGGAAGATATAGTAAAAATTCTCGGTGCAAATATTCCTTGTGTTCTTGCGTTTGAGCTTACAAAAGAAAGGGAAAAATTTTATCGGGGAAATACTGGGAATATTTTAAATCACGTTGAAAAAGAGAATTTAAAAGGGGAGTTTGTATTAATAATTAAAAATTGAATTTAAATTGTTTTATCCATCTAAAAAGCTCGTTACAGTTCTCCTTTTCATTCTTATTTTTACATTATCCTGTACTTTTGACAAAAATCAACCTTCCAAAAAAATTTTATTTGAATCACGAACAACAAAATATAAATACGTTGACGGCAAATTAGATTCAACAGGGACTCTCTTTGAAAGAATCATTTATGAAAAGTTTGGAAGAGATTCAGTAATTGAGAACTATGATGGAAATGGTTCACTTTATCTCAAAACTTTACTGTTCTATGATTCAATCGGTAATAAAATAAAATCTGTCGATTGCAAACCTGATGGAAAAGTAGAATCAACAACTGAATTTAAATACTCAGTCGATGGAAAACTTTTAGAGCGGAACAGGGAACACGTCAATGGCGGAATTAATCAAGGAAAATTTTTTTATGATGACAAAGGAAACCGAATTAAAGAAATATGGACTTCAAAATGGTATCTCGGTCAATCTGATGAATGGTACACTTCGGAAGTTATTCTTTTGAAAACTTATAATGATAAAGGTTATTGCATCGGAGTGAAAGAATCAGCTAACGGCAAACCATTTGTCGATAAGAAAACAGTATTCGATTCATTGGGTCATATAATTTTTGAAGACTGGGGCGATAATCTTCGGAAATACACTTACGATGAAAACGGAAACGAAACTGAACACTTGTATTTAGACGTAAATCAGAAGTTAGTAAAGCGTTGGGTAAGTGTTTATGATACCAATAATGTCCGGGTTGAATATATAACTTATAATTCTTTGAATGAGCCTGTCGAAGTTTTGAAAAAGGAAATGGTCTATAAGTGAATTGGTAGTAAAGATTAATTCTAAAACATCGTTATGCTTAAATTGAGAATAAAATTGTGTTATGATTTCCAGATAAAAATACTGAATTTTAGTTCATCAATAAGGATTACATATGAATGACTACGAAATAAAACTAAAAGACAATATTACATTGAATACAATCTCTAAAGTTATTGTTGATGAAACATCAAAGCTGGGATTTAAGCGGGCAGATTATATTTCACTCGTGAATGATTTACTGGATATCTCAATGCATAACGAGAACACAATCGAGTTGAAAGAAAAAGAAGAGATCATATCAAGAGGCGCTAAATTTAAATTTCCGATACGAGGGAAAAACATCCACTTAAGATTATTTAATTTGAAAACTGATTTCGATGTTGTGCAGGAGTGGCTAAACGACAGTGCCGGTCAATGGTTTTTACTGGACCGCTCATCTTACCGCGAAAAAACATCTCTGCAGATATTCGAAAATGAGAGGAACATTTTTGGGATTATTACTCTTCCTGACAAAACACCTATCGGACTTATGGCATTTTTAAATTATGACCAGATTAACCACAAAGCTGAAATGCGAAAATTAATCGGTGAAAAAATTCACAGGGAAAAAGGTTATGCAAAGGAAGCTACAACCTTGTGGATTCAGTATGGCATCAGAAATTTAGGTTTGAAAAAAATCTACCTGAATACAATTGAAAACAATCTCAGGAACGTTGCAATTAACAAGGAACTTGGCTTTCAGATTGAAGGACTGCTTCGTAGAGAATTTTTAATAAACAATGAATACTATGATGTATTGAGGATGGCATATATCGTTGAAGATTAATACTGATTAATCTTTTTCCCCGAAATATTTTAACTGTTTTTTGAAGAGAGTTCCTTCCGCTACTATTCTTTCGCATTCCTTACAATTTAAAAAATCATTTTCATTCTTTAATTGATAGTTGCAAAACAATCGTTCAATGGGCGTATTTATTTGAAACACAAATTTCTACTGTTTAAATGTGATTATCGAATAGAGACAAATTGATATTCATTCCTTAGCAAAAAGTTAGTCCATTATTGGTATGGAAATTGGGTTTTCAAATTACCTTGTTAA
This window encodes:
- a CDS encoding GNAT family N-acetyltransferase yields the protein MNDYEIKLKDNITLNTISKVIVDETSKLGFKRADYISLVNDLLDISMHNENTIELKEKEEIISRGAKFKFPIRGKNIHLRLFNLKTDFDVVQEWLNDSAGQWFLLDRSSYREKTSLQIFENERNIFGIITLPDKTPIGLMAFLNYDQINHKAEMRKLIGEKIHREKGYAKEATTLWIQYGIRNLGLKKIYLNTIENNLRNVAINKELGFQIEGLLRREFLINNEYYDVLRMAYIVED
- the rsmI gene encoding 16S rRNA (cytidine(1402)-2'-O)-methyltransferase, producing MKKALFIVSTPIGNYEDITLRALRVLKEVDFIICEEFKEARRLLSKYKIDKPLVELNEHNENEASDEILMELLEGKSAALISDCGTPLFSDPGHLLVDLAIQNKIDVVPIPGVSSLLAALVGSGMDFEKFYYYGWLSPKKDIRRKQLLDLKKRKETIVLMDTPYRLKTLMEDIVKILGANIPCVLAFELTKEREKFYRGNTGNILNHVEKENLKGEFVLIIKN